From the Merismopedia glauca CCAP 1448/3 genome, the window TGTACGCATGGCTTAGGTTGATAGACAGGTTGTAGTATTTCTTTGCTGAGTTTTTTTTGTATATCTAGTAGAGGAAAATATCCATCTTCATATCCTCTAATGATTTCACGTATACTCATTGGTGTTTTTATTGTTCGTACACCGCCAGATTTTTTAGGAATTACAAAATCCCTGTATATTTCATCTAGTTGTTGAAGTAGCTCAATTAAACTATGATAATTAACGCCTAGTTGTTCTGCTACAAGTTCTGGAGATAAGTTGTACAAACTCATTTAATCTATTTAACAGAGTTTTCACAATTTTAAATTGTGGAGGTATATACAGGTCTATTCCGAAGCCTTTGTTATGAAACCTTGCGGTAACTCGTTGCAGGATCGACAACGAAAATCAATAGTTACCTGTACATACCTCAAATACAATATTTCTTTTTACATTTATTGTCAAGACTATTAATTAGACCTCTATCTTTTATCTTTTAAATTATGCAAGCAACTCAACAGGAATACTACACTCCAGAAGAATACCTAAAACTAGAGGAGGCTGCTGACTATAAAAGCGAATATATCGAAGGGCAAATTATTACTATGGCAGGCGGTTCGACAAATCATAATCGGATAGCAGGAAATTGTTATGCTATTGTGAACTTTGCTTTAAGACAGCAGAATTATGAAGCTTTTATTGGGGATGTCCGTCTCTGGATACCAAAGAAGCGAATCTTCACTTATCCAGATGTTATGGTTATTGCTGGTGAACCTGAATATTTCAATGACCGTACAGATACGATTCTCAATCCCCAAATTATTGTAGAAGTTTTGTCGCCATCGACTCAAGGTTATGACTGCGAAGCTAAATTTGAAGCTTATCGCACGATTGAATCTTTTCAAGAATATTTGTTAGTCGATCAAACGAGGATTCATGTAGAGCATTTCTCGAAAACAGGGAAGAAGCAATGGATGCTGCGGGAATATGACGCAGAAGATACCGCGATCGCTCTTGCTTCTCTTAATTTGTCAATTTCTCTCTCAGATTTGTACAGTAGGGTCAAACTTGAGGATATTGAGGAAAATCAACCGCAATCCTAACGATAAAAGTCTCTCAGGCTACAAGTCTCTCAGGCTACTGAAAGTGCAGCAGGAAACGCAAAACCTGGCTCCCACCACCCCCATTGGAGCAGCAGCAGCTAGGTATACTTATCCAACTTAACCTATCATTTAAATTGGATTTATAATTAAATAATAGCATATATAAAT encodes:
- a CDS encoding Uma2 family endonuclease codes for the protein MQATQQEYYTPEEYLKLEEAADYKSEYIEGQIITMAGGSTNHNRIAGNCYAIVNFALRQQNYEAFIGDVRLWIPKKRIFTYPDVMVIAGEPEYFNDRTDTILNPQIIVEVLSPSTQGYDCEAKFEAYRTIESFQEYLLVDQTRIHVEHFSKTGKKQWMLREYDAEDTAIALASLNLSISLSDLYSRVKLEDIEENQPQS